A window of the Dioscorea cayenensis subsp. rotundata cultivar TDr96_F1 chromosome 14, TDr96_F1_v2_PseudoChromosome.rev07_lg8_w22 25.fasta, whole genome shotgun sequence genome harbors these coding sequences:
- the LOC120275437 gene encoding protein CNGC15b, protein MAAYSNSRSMRFEDDIESKPRTMFTLSKSNKVHPEKQQQSLKHKMLSRVFSEDYSSAKLKKKILDPRGSIIHRWNKIFLLACIVSLFVDPLFFYLTETQSSDCINIDTPLEVVLTIIRSLADVFYAMHIFIKFRTAYVAPSSRVFGRGELIIDPSKIACRYINSKSFWLDLFAALPLPQFMIWFVIPGLKGSMIRNTKNIIQLIIIVQYIPKLFLIFPLSSQIVKSTGVLLETAWAGAVYNLILYMLASHVLGACWYLLGIDRKEGCWREACQLQSSLCQFDYFDCQSISDTRNTWYQSSNLSDMCSPNSSFYDFGIYGEALSSRITSLSFFHKYFYCLWWGLKNLSSLGQNLSTSTHIDEIIFAIIIAILGLVLFGLLIGNMQSYLQSTTVRIEEWRIKKTDTEQWMRHRQLPPDLRQYVRRYEQYRWLATRGVDEEALLNSLPMDLRRDIKRHLCLDLVRRVPLFDQMDERMLEAICERLRPALYTDGTYVVRELDPVNEMIFIIRGHLDSTTTDGGRTGFFNSCRIGPGDFCGEELLTWALDPRPSACLPSSTRTVRAISEVEAFALVSSDLKFVASQFRRLHSKQLRQKFRFYSHHWRTWAACFIQAAWRRHKRRRSLKELSEAEGIIELMEFEVTESETNVPNPGPEAFVARLVASSRRGTTAEDVVVGMVKPLKKPTEPDFSVDEDI, encoded by the exons ATGGCTGCTTATTCCAATTCAAGATCAATGAG ATTTGAAGATGATATTGAATCCAAACCAAGAACAATGTTCACTTTGTCGAAATCTAACAAGGTGCACCCTGAGAAACAACAGCAGAGCTTGAAACATAAGATGTTATCAAGAGTCTTCTCAGAGGATTACTCGTCGGCAAAGCTAAAGAAGAAGATATTAGACCCCCGGGGATCAATAATTCATAGATGGAACAAAATATTCCTCCTCGCATGCATCGTTTCGCTCTTTGTCGATCCTTTATTCTTCTACTTGACCGAAACTCAGAGCTCTGATTGCATAAATATTGATACTCCACTTGAGGTGGTACTCACTATCATAAGGTCTTTAGCAGATGTTTTCTATGCAATGcacatcttcatcaaattcCGAACCGCCTATGTCGCTCCGTCATCCCGTGTTTTTGGTCGAGGAGAGCTCATCATTGACCCTTCCAAGATCGCTTGTCGATATATCAATTCCAAGTCCTTCTGGCTTGATCTCTTCGCCGCATTACCACTCCCTCAG tTCATGATTTGGTTTGTGATTCCGGGTTTGAAAGGTTCGATGATAAGAAACACGAAGAACATTATTCAGTTAATCATAATTGTGCAATACATCCCgaaactttttttaatctttccaCTTTCATCACAAATTGTGAAGAGCACCGGAGTTTTGCTTGAAACTGCATGGGCAGGAGCAGTATACAACCTGATACTTTACATGCTTGCAAGTCAT GTTCTTGGAGCTTGTTGGTATTTGCTAGGAATTGATAGAAAAGAAGGGTGTTGGAGAGAAGCATGCCAACTTCAAAGCTCATTATGTCAGTTTGATTATTTCGATTGTCAGAGTATAAGCGATACACGAAATACATGGTACCAATCGAGTAATTTGTCGGATATGTGCAGTCCAAACAGTTCTTTCTATGATTTTGGAATTTATGGTGAAGCTCTCAGCTCTAGAATTACATCCTTGAGCTTCTTTCACAAGTACTTTTATTGCTTATGGTGGGGTTTGAAGAATCTAAG TTCTTTGGGACAGAATCTATCAACTAGTACTCACATTGATGAGATTATCTTTGCAATAATTATTGCAATTCTTGGCCTAGTGCTATTTGGACTTCTCATTGGTAACATGCAA TCATATTTGCAATCTACCACAGTAAGAATAGAAGAATGGAGGATCAAGAAAACAGACACTGAGCAGTGGATGAGGCATCGGCAGCTACCACCTGATCTCCGGCAGTATGTTCGCAGATACGAGCAATACCGATGGTTAGCTACTCGAGGAGTTGATGAAGAAGCACTCCTCAACAGCCTTCCAATGGATCTCCGGCGAGATATCAAACGTCATCTTTGTCTTGACCTTGTGCGTCGG GTGCCGTTATTTGACCAAATGGATGAGAGAATGCTCGAAGCAATATGCGAGCGGTTGAGACCGGCATTATACACAGACGGCACATATGTAGTGCGAGAGCTCGACCCAGTGAACGAGATGATATTCATAATCAGAGGCCACTTAGACTCCACCACAACCGACGGCGGCCGAACTGGTTTCTTCAACTCTTGCCGCATTGGTCCCGGGGACTTTTGCGGCGAGGAGTTATTAACATGGGCTCTTGATCCTCGACCTTccgcttgtcttccttcttccactAGAACTGTCCGTGCAATCTCCGAGGTCGAGGCTTTCGCTCTTGTATCGAGTGATCTCAAGTTTGTTGCTTCACAATTCCGCCGTCTTCATAGCAAACAACTAAGACAAAAATTCAG ATTTTACTCGCACCATTGGCGAACATGGGCAGCATGTTTTATTCAAGCAGCATGGAGGAGACACAAGAGAAGGAGATCATTAAAAGAGCTTAGTGAGGCAGAAGGAATCATTGAATTAATGGAGTTTGAGGTAACAGAGTCAGAGACTAATGTACCAAATCCAGGACCAGAAGCCTTTGTTGCAAGACTTGTGGCAAGCTCAAGGAGAGGAACAACAGCTGAAGATGTTGTTGTTGGCATGGTCAAACCATTGAAGAAGCCAACAGAACCAGACTTCAGTGTAGATGAAGACATTTGA